A DNA window from Turicibacter sp. TJ11 contains the following coding sequences:
- a CDS encoding glucosaminidase domain-containing protein translates to MSTKTDHFIQKIAPLAISDMAKTKVLASLTIAQAILESGWGESELAVHANNLFGMKATDAWRGVTYTKETREYKDNEPYTIKTKFKVYDGWAESIRDHSSLLQKERYTKVLEAKDYKVACEEIYQAGYATDPNYPNKLIGLIEQYDLQRYDFTSVKETGLTLYYRVVVGSYTSRVNARAQQQALEHEGFKSFLVTVPKDGVDYLRVIVGSYTSQENALSQQAKLKAKGFNSFLVADYV, encoded by the coding sequence ATGAGTACAAAGACAGATCATTTTATTCAAAAAATAGCGCCATTAGCTATTTCTGATATGGCAAAGACAAAGGTGTTAGCTTCACTAACAATCGCACAAGCTATCTTAGAATCAGGATGGGGTGAGAGTGAGTTAGCGGTTCATGCGAATAATCTTTTTGGAATGAAGGCAACGGATGCTTGGCGAGGGGTCACCTATACAAAAGAAACACGAGAATACAAAGACAATGAGCCTTATACGATTAAGACTAAATTCAAGGTTTATGACGGATGGGCTGAAAGTATTCGAGATCATTCTAGCTTACTTCAAAAAGAAAGATACACGAAAGTATTAGAAGCCAAAGATTATAAAGTGGCATGTGAAGAAATCTATCAAGCAGGTTATGCTACCGATCCTAATTATCCAAATAAGTTAATAGGGTTAATTGAGCAATATGACTTACAGCGCTATGATTTTACATCTGTAAAGGAAACTGGACTCACACTTTATTATCGTGTCGTTGTAGGATCATATACAAGCAGAGTCAATGCCAGAGCACAGCAACAAGCTTTAGAGCATGAAGGATTTAAATCGTTCTTAGTGACAGTCCCCAAAGATGGAGTCGATTACTTAAGGGTCATTGTAGGTTCTTATACTAGCCAGGAGAATGCTTTAAGTCAACAAGCTAAACTGAAAGCCAAAGGATTTAATTCATTTTTAGTCGCAGATTACGTTTAA
- the msrB gene encoding peptide-methionine (R)-S-oxide reductase MsrB, with protein sequence MNKYEKPADAILKQTLTPLQYEVTQHNATERPFENEYDQHFEEGIYVDIVSGEPLFLSCDKFNSGCGWPAFSKPIQRNMIKEKADWSHHMHRIEVRSAHADSHLGHVFNDGPLDQGGLRYCINSAALRFIPKAEMKEAGYGDYLPLLEAKS encoded by the coding sequence ATGAACAAATACGAAAAACCAGCGGATGCTATTTTAAAACAAACGTTAACACCGTTACAGTATGAGGTCACTCAACATAATGCCACAGAGCGTCCCTTTGAAAACGAGTATGATCAACATTTTGAAGAAGGAATTTATGTTGATATTGTGAGTGGAGAACCTTTATTTTTATCCTGTGACAAATTCAACTCTGGATGTGGTTGGCCAGCTTTCTCAAAACCGATTCAGCGAAACATGATTAAAGAAAAAGCGGATTGGTCACATCACATGCATCGAATTGAAGTTAGAAGTGCTCATGCCGATTCTCATTTAGGTCATGTCTTTAATGATGGTCCGCTTGATCAAGGAGGATTGCGTTACTGTATTAACTCTGCCGCGCTTCGATTTATTCCTAAAGCTGAAATGAAAGAAGCGGGATATGGTGATTATTTACCTTTATTAGAGGCCAAATCTTAA
- the speD gene encoding adenosylmethionine decarboxylase: MHKVETLGRHILVEYYNCDSDVLKNPEFIEQSMNEAALEAKATIVDSVFHHFNPWGVSGAVIVAESHLTIHTWPEYGFASADFFTCGDIDPWKSFEHLETILKSEFSESIEIPRGLTSKIQKHSKEELGLITHKPVEAKAV, from the coding sequence ATGCATAAAGTTGAAACATTAGGACGTCATATTTTAGTAGAATACTACAATTGTGATTCAGACGTATTAAAAAATCCTGAATTCATTGAACAATCAATGAATGAAGCGGCATTAGAAGCAAAAGCAACCATTGTGGATTCAGTTTTCCACCACTTTAATCCATGGGGAGTGAGTGGAGCTGTCATTGTAGCTGAATCACACTTAACCATTCATACTTGGCCGGAATATGGATTCGCATCAGCTGACTTTTTCACATGTGGGGATATTGATCCATGGAAAAGCTTTGAACATTTAGAAACGATTTTAAAATCAGAGTTTAGTGAATCGATTGAAATCCCACGTGGTTTAACGTCAAAAATTCAAAAACATAGCAAAGAGGAGTTAGGATTAATTACACATAAACCAGTTGAAGCAAAAGCTGTTTAA
- a CDS encoding YgcG family protein yields MRKKKWIKKLILSATLCLISVLGAISLDVFATVNPDSNYYVTDKSSVLSSEVKQHIIQINHLFEKTEQKPQVAVVIIPTLDGVPIETYAVEQFEKMKIGNSDYDNGVLILLATEDREIRIEVGYGLEGALPDGKVGRILDQSMELLADGNYSLAIRDIFDQVIVAIQTEYGYEDVFNGSVSGIDVDVAEDDHTSFNTLTLTAVIGFVIYFTVCRFMGLSFAESLLLLMNFIGQTSSVSSSSLSGNSRSSGGGGRSGGGGASRRF; encoded by the coding sequence TTGAGAAAAAAGAAATGGATTAAAAAACTTATTTTATCTGCTACTTTATGTTTGATCAGTGTTTTAGGTGCGATTAGTCTTGATGTTTTTGCAACGGTTAATCCTGATAGCAATTACTATGTCACCGATAAGAGCTCCGTTTTATCAAGTGAAGTCAAGCAGCACATCATACAAATCAATCATCTCTTTGAAAAAACAGAGCAAAAACCCCAAGTAGCTGTTGTCATCATTCCAACGTTGGATGGCGTCCCCATTGAAACCTATGCTGTTGAACAGTTTGAGAAAATGAAGATAGGAAATTCAGACTACGATAATGGCGTTCTCATCTTACTGGCAACAGAGGATCGAGAAATACGAATTGAAGTGGGTTACGGATTAGAAGGAGCTTTACCTGATGGAAAAGTTGGAAGAATTCTTGATCAATCCATGGAACTATTAGCGGACGGTAATTATTCACTCGCGATTCGTGATATTTTTGATCAAGTGATAGTTGCCATTCAAACCGAGTATGGATATGAGGATGTATTTAATGGTAGTGTTTCAGGGATTGATGTGGACGTAGCGGAAGATGACCATACTTCTTTTAATACATTAACGTTAACTGCTGTCATTGGATTTGTCATTTACTTCACCGTTTGTAGATTCATGGGACTAAGTTTTGCGGAGTCTTTACTTCTTTTAATGAACTTTATCGGACAAACATCAAGTGTGTCATCTTCTTCCCTTTCAGGCAATTCAAGAAGTTCAGGAGGAGGGGGACGCTCAGGTGGTGGTGGAGCATCCAGACGTTTTTAA
- the metK gene encoding methionine adenosyltransferase: protein MKQRKLFTSESVTEGHPDKVCDQISDAILDAVLAQDPMARVACETVASKDLVLVTGEITTDAKVDFEAIVRQTIREIGYTAKEVGLDADQCRVMIELNAQSPDIAQGVDTSLEARENEEEEAIIGAGDQGLMFGYACRETEELMPLPISLAHKLAKRLSEVRKNQTLPYLRPDGKTQVTVEYNEANEPIRVDTIVISTQHDEAVTHAQIVSDLKVHVIEPIIEQALMDEKTRIFINPTGRFVIGGPDGDAGLTGRKIIVDTYGGYARHGGGAFSGKDSTKVDRSAAYMARFIAKNIVANGLAEKCEIQLSYAIGVAEPTSILVEDFGTAKVSNEELVEIIKKNFKLHPQGIIEMLQLRQPIFKQTAAYGHFGQGNLPWEQVISLAV from the coding sequence ATGAAACAACGTAAATTATTCACATCAGAATCAGTAACAGAGGGGCATCCAGATAAAGTTTGTGATCAGATTTCAGATGCAATCTTAGATGCGGTGTTAGCACAAGACCCCATGGCGCGCGTTGCTTGTGAAACGGTTGCATCAAAAGATTTAGTGTTAGTGACAGGAGAAATTACAACAGATGCTAAAGTTGACTTTGAAGCAATTGTTCGCCAAACCATTCGTGAAATTGGTTATACGGCCAAAGAAGTGGGCTTAGATGCTGATCAGTGTCGTGTGATGATTGAATTAAATGCTCAATCACCAGATATCGCACAAGGAGTCGATACATCTTTAGAAGCACGTGAAAATGAAGAGGAAGAAGCCATCATTGGAGCTGGAGATCAAGGGTTAATGTTTGGTTATGCTTGTCGTGAAACGGAAGAATTAATGCCCTTACCGATTTCGTTAGCTCATAAGCTGGCGAAGAGGTTAAGTGAAGTTCGTAAAAATCAAACCTTACCTTACTTACGACCTGATGGTAAAACACAGGTGACAGTAGAGTATAATGAAGCGAATGAGCCTATACGTGTCGATACAATTGTGATTTCAACGCAACATGATGAAGCTGTCACACATGCTCAAATTGTTTCAGACTTAAAAGTACATGTTATCGAACCCATTATTGAACAAGCATTAATGGATGAGAAAACACGTATTTTTATTAACCCTACTGGACGATTTGTGATCGGTGGCCCTGACGGAGATGCGGGGTTAACTGGACGCAAAATCATTGTTGATACATATGGCGGATATGCTCGTCATGGAGGTGGAGCATTTTCAGGAAAAGATTCAACAAAAGTGGATCGTTCAGCAGCTTATATGGCCCGTTTCATTGCCAAAAATATTGTGGCGAATGGGTTAGCAGAAAAATGTGAAATCCAATTATCATACGCTATTGGTGTGGCTGAACCAACTTCGATCTTAGTTGAAGATTTTGGAACAGCGAAAGTTTCAAATGAAGAATTAGTCGAAATCATTAAAAAGAATTTTAAGCTTCACCCACAAGGCATTATTGAAATGTTACAATTAAGACAACCCATCTTTAAACAAACAGCGGCTTATGGACATTTTGGACAAGGAAATTTACCTTGGGAACAAGTCATTTCACTAGCCGTCTAA
- a CDS encoding serine hydrolase, which translates to MKIKFNLIGLMTLLLVGCGIQSKQLNMIPKLNNQSVESNENEAIDEVITETVSLTYPTLAESIDAYLVDQAFNGVTLVASEGEIILLKGYGLANVAQSEEMSVNHQFHIASVSKSFVAVSILQLVEAGKLTLDQTIDLYFPDMPHADQITIHQLLTHTSGLYCGDDLTNYSKVTTVDEMIVPAFRTSNLYYEEPGTYSIYSNLGYDVLGAIIEKVSGQPYEAYLQEHILEPTGMTHSGLNISNEPLEMLATAYTENISENSEAIVLHPSFGYASGGMHSTAMDLYKYDRALKNNTLISKASYDLMTQAYSKVGNKPYGYGWFVSSGVENTISHTGNLIGWHSMFLRHQEDKVTVILLTNHDESDMYMAYNIARLVLSEVEISR; encoded by the coding sequence ATGAAAATAAAGTTTAATTTAATTGGTTTAATGACTCTTCTTTTAGTGGGATGTGGGATTCAATCGAAACAGTTAAATATGATTCCAAAGCTAAACAATCAATCAGTCGAATCAAACGAGAATGAGGCGATTGATGAAGTCATCACTGAAACGGTCTCTTTAACGTACCCAACGTTAGCAGAGTCCATTGATGCTTATTTAGTTGATCAAGCATTTAACGGCGTGACCTTAGTCGCATCGGAAGGTGAAATTATTTTATTAAAAGGATACGGATTAGCCAATGTGGCGCAAAGTGAAGAAATGTCGGTCAATCATCAATTTCATATTGCATCTGTTTCAAAATCTTTTGTTGCTGTTAGTATTTTGCAATTAGTCGAAGCGGGAAAATTAACACTCGATCAAACCATTGATTTATATTTTCCTGATATGCCACATGCGGATCAAATAACGATTCATCAATTACTAACTCATACATCAGGTCTTTACTGTGGTGATGATTTAACCAACTATAGTAAAGTCACAACGGTAGATGAAATGATTGTGCCTGCTTTTAGAACTTCGAATCTATATTACGAAGAACCAGGAACTTACTCGATTTATTCTAATTTAGGCTATGACGTTTTAGGCGCGATCATTGAAAAAGTAAGTGGTCAACCTTACGAAGCGTATCTTCAAGAACATATTTTAGAACCTACTGGTATGACACATTCAGGATTAAATATCTCTAATGAACCGTTAGAAATGTTAGCAACTGCATATACTGAAAATATCTCTGAAAATTCTGAAGCTATCGTCTTACATCCTTCATTTGGTTATGCATCAGGTGGCATGCATTCGACAGCGATGGATTTATATAAATATGATCGTGCCTTAAAAAATAACACTCTCATTTCAAAAGCAAGTTACGATCTCATGACACAAGCCTATTCAAAGGTTGGGAATAAGCCTTATGGTTACGGATGGTTTGTAAGTAGTGGTGTTGAAAATACCATTTCTCATACTGGAAATTTAATTGGTTGGCATTCGATGTTTTTACGCCACCAAGAAGATAAAGTAACCGTTATTTTATTAACTAATCACGATGAAAGTGATATGTATATGGCCTATAATATTGCCCGTCTTGTCTTATCAGAGGTAGAAATTTCAAGATAA
- the speB gene encoding agmatinase — MQNHLTNAAQFLAMDSSYEEANVIVFGAPFDGTTSYRPGTRFAASQMRLESDGIETYSPRLDLDLEEFLICDAGDVSLSNGNTVKILSEINEVASQIIQDDKKPLMIGGEHLVTLPVIEALIKKHPDVHLLHFDAHTDLRDTYHHEKLSHATVIRRCWDLLGDHRIYQFGIRSGMKQEFDFALKEQHTYMEPFTVHSVKDIVAQLAGKKVYITIDLDILDPSIFPGTGTPEPGGITYKELETVFEVIKESTIEVVGADLVELSPHYDQTNVSTIVACKVLRELALLVAVK, encoded by the coding sequence ATGCAAAATCATCTAACTAATGCGGCTCAGTTTTTAGCAATGGATTCGTCTTATGAAGAAGCAAACGTCATCGTATTCGGTGCGCCATTTGATGGAACAACTTCTTATCGACCAGGAACACGTTTTGCAGCAAGTCAAATGCGTCTTGAATCAGATGGAATCGAAACGTATAGTCCAAGACTGGATTTAGATTTAGAAGAGTTTTTAATCTGTGATGCAGGAGATGTCTCTTTATCAAACGGAAATACGGTTAAAATTTTATCTGAAATAAACGAAGTTGCTTCACAAATTATTCAAGATGATAAAAAACCGTTAATGATTGGTGGCGAGCATTTAGTAACCTTACCAGTTATTGAAGCACTTATTAAAAAGCATCCTGATGTACACCTTTTACATTTTGATGCGCATACCGATTTACGAGATACATATCATCACGAAAAATTATCGCATGCCACAGTCATTCGCCGTTGTTGGGATTTACTAGGCGACCATCGAATTTATCAGTTTGGGATTCGTTCGGGAATGAAACAAGAATTTGATTTTGCATTAAAAGAACAGCATACTTATATGGAGCCATTTACAGTTCATAGTGTGAAAGATATCGTGGCACAATTAGCAGGGAAAAAAGTTTATATTACGATTGATTTAGATATTCTAGATCCATCCATCTTCCCTGGAACGGGAACGCCAGAACCTGGTGGCATTACGTATAAAGAATTGGAAACAGTTTTTGAAGTCATTAAAGAGTCAACGATTGAAGTAGTGGGAGCTGATTTAGTCGAATTAAGTCCTCATTATGACCAAACGAATGTGTCAACCATTGTGGCTTGTAAAGTCTTAAGAGAATTAGCCTTATTAGTGGCAGTAAAATAA
- the speE gene encoding polyamine aminopropyltransferase, whose amino-acid sequence MEFWYTEEWTENVRFSIKVDKQLYSKKSDFQQVDVFESQEFGKFLTLDGLMMVNEKDEFIYHDSIVHTPMCVNPDIKNVLIIGGGDGGTARELSRYPHIKRIDMVEIDELVVRASLEFLPITASKLEEDERIHLYFEDGVAWVANAHDESYDLIIVDSTDPIGPGEGLFSTVFYENCYRILSKDGILVNQNESPYFNQNAHEMKRAHEKINRIFPIAKVYQAHIPTYPSGHWLFGFASKTFDPVQDAKFNEWQALGLKTKYYNTDLHVGSFMLPTYVKEMLEDAKSSN is encoded by the coding sequence ATGGAATTTTGGTATACAGAAGAGTGGACAGAAAACGTACGTTTTTCAATTAAAGTCGATAAGCAGTTATATTCAAAAAAATCAGACTTTCAACAAGTAGATGTGTTTGAAAGTCAAGAGTTTGGAAAGTTTTTAACGTTAGATGGATTAATGATGGTAAATGAAAAAGACGAATTTATTTATCATGATAGCATTGTTCATACGCCAATGTGTGTGAATCCAGACATTAAAAATGTTTTAATCATTGGTGGTGGTGATGGGGGGACAGCTCGTGAATTATCACGTTATCCTCATATCAAACGCATTGATATGGTTGAAATTGATGAATTAGTCGTTCGTGCTTCATTAGAATTTTTACCTATTACAGCTTCTAAATTAGAAGAAGATGAACGTATTCATTTATATTTTGAAGATGGGGTTGCTTGGGTAGCGAATGCTCACGATGAAAGCTACGATTTAATTATTGTGGATTCAACCGATCCAATTGGACCAGGAGAAGGATTATTCTCAACTGTATTCTATGAAAATTGCTACCGTATCCTTTCAAAAGATGGAATTTTAGTCAACCAAAATGAAAGTCCCTATTTCAATCAAAATGCACATGAAATGAAACGTGCACATGAAAAGATTAACCGCATTTTCCCAATTGCAAAAGTCTATCAAGCCCATATCCCAACGTATCCATCGGGACATTGGTTATTTGGATTTGCTTCAAAAACATTTGATCCGGTTCAAGATGCTAAATTCAATGAATGGCAAGCATTAGGATTAAAGACAAAATACTATAACACAGATCTTCATGTGGGATCGTTTATGTTACCAACGTATGTAAAGGAGATGCTTGAAGATGCAAAATCATCTAACTAA
- a CDS encoding histidine phosphatase family protein, translating into MKKTFYLMRHGQTLFNLRRKIQGACDSPLTERGIEQAKMAGDYLKDVSFDHFYSSTAERACDTLEFAIGEGVTYLRLKGLKEMNFGTFEGESEDLNPKTPGGYATFFVPYGGESQEEVKKRMKKTCTEIMEKDDHHTVLAVSHGGACFHFMRNWVSEEKVQQIMSEGGFPNCTICKYEYEDQVFKLIEVIRPCL; encoded by the coding sequence ATGAAAAAAACATTTTATTTAATGCGTCATGGACAAACGTTATTTAATTTACGTCGAAAAATTCAAGGAGCTTGCGATTCACCATTAACTGAACGAGGAATTGAACAAGCTAAAATGGCTGGGGACTATTTAAAGGATGTATCATTTGATCATTTTTATAGTTCAACCGCTGAACGAGCTTGTGATACATTAGAATTTGCGATTGGGGAAGGGGTTACTTATTTGAGACTTAAAGGATTAAAAGAAATGAATTTTGGAACATTTGAAGGAGAAAGTGAAGATTTAAACCCCAAAACACCTGGGGGTTATGCAACCTTTTTTGTACCTTATGGAGGGGAATCCCAAGAAGAAGTGAAAAAGCGCATGAAAAAGACGTGTACGGAGATCATGGAAAAAGACGATCATCATACAGTTTTGGCAGTGTCTCACGGGGGAGCTTGCTTTCATTTTATGAGAAATTGGGTTAGTGAGGAAAAGGTGCAACAAATTATGAGTGAAGGTGGCTTTCCAAATTGCACGATTTGTAAATATGAGTATGAAGATCAAGTATTCAAACTCATAGAAGTCATTCGTCCCTGTCTATAA
- a CDS encoding aminotransferase class I/II-fold pyridoxal phosphate-dependent enzyme, which produces MSHLKCMDLNEPSVSVIDSNRLEKHRDLPLLAALKDYSLQDIAAFDVPGHKRGQGVKVLNQYFGHDLMRMDVNSLPLLDHVSNAKGVIKEAQELLADAYHADAAFFMTNGTTSAIHCMLMSVLGPNDKVLLPRNIHKSALNGLILCGATPIYLQTELLQQEGIACNVKPSVIEAMLDQDSSIKAVFLLNPTYYGFVTDLEQIIKVCHERHVLVLVDEAHGAHFPFHPDLPPSGMELGADVSCVSLHKTGGALTQASALLVNKKRVDIKKVQQVINMLQSTSCSYLLMSSLDGARQNLVLNGYEQLSKTIYLSEYARYKINQIPGLYTIEPIGVYHQSYDVTKLGVNVQGLGLTGFEVYDIMWKKYNIQLEMPDFNNVLAIISLGDQLKHINRLIHAFKEIANQSYKKSKIESTPFKLVSHPQVGLSPREAYFCEKELVPLEEAVGRLSGESILAYPPGIPIVAPGERITSEVIISLKHLKQSHAFLTDNVDNELKQLLVIKENNLS; this is translated from the coding sequence GTGAGTCATTTAAAATGTATGGATTTAAACGAACCATCTGTCTCAGTCATAGATAGTAATCGATTAGAAAAACATCGTGACCTACCACTTTTAGCGGCGTTAAAAGACTATAGCCTTCAAGATATTGCAGCTTTTGATGTTCCTGGCCATAAACGCGGACAGGGAGTAAAGGTGTTAAATCAATATTTTGGACATGATCTCATGAGAATGGATGTTAATTCCCTTCCATTGCTTGATCATGTTTCAAATGCTAAAGGCGTAATTAAAGAAGCACAGGAATTGTTAGCGGATGCTTATCATGCAGATGCTGCCTTTTTCATGACAAATGGAACGACATCGGCGATTCACTGTATGCTAATGTCAGTATTAGGACCGAACGATAAAGTATTGCTACCGAGAAATATTCATAAATCAGCATTAAATGGTTTGATTTTATGCGGTGCAACACCTATTTATTTGCAAACTGAATTACTTCAACAAGAAGGAATTGCTTGTAATGTGAAACCATCTGTGATTGAAGCGATGCTTGATCAAGATTCAAGTATTAAAGCTGTCTTTTTATTAAATCCAACTTATTATGGTTTTGTCACAGATTTAGAGCAAATTATTAAGGTTTGTCATGAGCGTCACGTTCTTGTTTTAGTGGATGAAGCACATGGAGCTCATTTTCCATTTCACCCTGATTTGCCACCCTCAGGAATGGAGTTAGGGGCAGATGTCTCATGTGTGAGCCTTCATAAAACCGGAGGAGCGTTAACACAAGCATCAGCCTTACTTGTGAATAAAAAACGAGTGGATATTAAAAAAGTTCAACAAGTGATTAATATGTTACAATCCACATCATGCTCTTACTTACTCATGAGTAGTTTAGATGGAGCACGCCAAAACTTAGTGTTAAATGGTTATGAACAATTATCGAAAACAATTTATTTGAGTGAGTATGCTCGATATAAAATTAATCAAATTCCTGGCCTATATACCATTGAACCGATAGGTGTTTATCACCAGTCTTATGATGTGACTAAATTAGGGGTAAATGTTCAAGGATTAGGATTAACGGGATTTGAGGTCTATGACATCATGTGGAAAAAATACAATATCCAATTGGAGATGCCTGATTTTAATAACGTCTTAGCTATCATCAGCTTAGGTGATCAGTTAAAACATATTAATCGTTTAATCCACGCGTTTAAAGAAATTGCAAATCAATCGTATAAAAAATCAAAGATTGAATCGACGCCATTTAAACTCGTGAGTCATCCTCAAGTTGGATTATCACCGCGTGAGGCCTATTTTTGCGAAAAAGAACTAGTGCCACTTGAAGAGGCCGTCGGGAGATTATCGGGAGAATCTATTTTAGCTTATCCTCCGGGTATTCCAATTGTGGCTCCAGGTGAGCGAATTACATCAGAAGTCATTATTTCATTAAAGCACTTAAAACAAAGTCATGCTTTTTTAACAGATAATGTTGATAACGAACTAAAACAGTTATTAGTGATTAAAGAAAACAATCTCTCTTAA
- a CDS encoding LemA family protein — MKKTTTILVGIFAVIALIAGWFISSYNGIVSLEEAVDTQYSNVEIQLQRRFDLIPNLVNATKGYMTHETEVFTSIAEARSKLAGATTIDDKVEASSELEGALSRLLVVVENYPELKADTQVTALMDELAGTENRVATERSRYNTAVQNFNAKIRKFPTNLVASMMGIEKREQFTAQAGAEEAPKVDFNN; from the coding sequence ATGAAGAAAACAACAACGATCTTAGTTGGGATATTTGCTGTGATTGCATTAATCGCTGGCTGGTTCATCAGCTCTTATAATGGAATCGTGTCCCTAGAGGAAGCGGTAGACACGCAGTATTCGAATGTTGAAATCCAGTTACAGCGCCGATTTGACTTAATTCCGAATTTAGTGAATGCAACTAAGGGATATATGACCCATGAAACAGAAGTTTTTACTTCAATTGCAGAGGCTCGTTCGAAGTTAGCAGGTGCCACAACGATTGATGATAAAGTTGAAGCTTCATCTGAATTAGAAGGAGCTTTATCACGTTTACTAGTAGTGGTAGAAAACTATCCTGAATTAAAAGCTGATACACAAGTGACGGCTTTAATGGATGAATTAGCAGGAACAGAAAATCGTGTCGCCACAGAGCGTAGTCGCTACAATACTGCTGTACAAAACTTCAACGCTAAAATCCGTAAGTTCCCAACTAATTTAGTAGCAAGCATGATGGGGATTGAAAAACGTGAACAATTTACAGCGCAAGCGGGAGCCGAAGAAGCTCCAAAAGTCGACTTCAACAATTAA
- a CDS encoding ISL3 family transposase, giving the protein MEEVKIHGVTSFIFKGILSYQPTHCEHCGTLFDSKFKKHGFKTPRIVIPKVSLHDTYLDLKKQRYFCGHCQSTFTLKTSLVEKNCFISYSTKHAIALEAQNKISESDIARRHQVSHSTVNRIIHSFYESQSLNFNSLPENLCFDEFKSVKSAQGHMSFIFCDADTKQIIDIIEDRRLSSLQTYFKRYTQEARSRVKHIVIDMYAPYTSLIKELFPQAKIVLDPFHLVQHISRALNKTRIRFMKQFKKHSRKFKRYWRLLLKSHTLLNTTTYRPVYCFKQPMREIDILNFLLDLSPELKATYDLYQDLLFALQTKNFERFHHLLQVKHPLISPEFQTAFQTFKTYQSYIENTLTTPYTNGPIEGINNKIKVIKRIAFGYRSFYHWVTYHAEHVSSTSRVIKSRILMTQNLTKPKVKILAA; this is encoded by the coding sequence TTGGAAGAAGTCAAGATTCATGGTGTGACTAGCTTTATTTTTAAAGGCATTTTATCTTATCAACCCACTCATTGCGAACACTGTGGAACTCTTTTTGATTCTAAATTTAAAAAGCATGGATTCAAAACGCCTCGAATTGTGATTCCTAAAGTTTCACTCCATGATACTTATTTAGATTTAAAGAAACAGCGTTACTTTTGTGGACATTGTCAGTCGACGTTCACTCTAAAAACATCTCTTGTTGAAAAAAATTGCTTCATCTCTTACTCTACCAAACATGCCATCGCATTAGAAGCACAAAATAAAATCTCGGAGTCTGATATTGCTCGCCGTCATCAAGTCTCTCATTCCACTGTCAATCGTATCATTCACAGCTTCTATGAATCTCAATCATTAAATTTTAATTCCCTTCCAGAAAATCTTTGTTTTGATGAATTTAAATCGGTTAAATCTGCTCAGGGCCACATGTCCTTCATCTTTTGTGACGCTGATACCAAACAAATCATTGATATCATTGAAGATCGACGTTTAAGTTCCCTTCAAACCTATTTTAAACGCTATACCCAAGAAGCACGTTCTCGTGTCAAACATATTGTCATTGATATGTACGCCCCTTATACCAGCTTAATTAAGGAGCTTTTTCCTCAGGCCAAAATTGTCCTCGATCCATTCCATCTCGTTCAACATATTTCTCGTGCGTTAAATAAAACAAGAATTCGATTCATGAAACAGTTTAAGAAACACAGTCGCAAATTTAAACGTTACTGGCGCTTATTATTAAAATCTCACACCTTACTTAACACCACGACTTATCGCCCCGTTTACTGTTTTAAGCAACCGATGCGTGAGATCGATATCCTAAACTTTTTACTTGATTTATCTCCTGAATTAAAAGCAACCTATGACCTCTATCAAGACTTACTTTTCGCTCTTCAAACCAAAAACTTCGAGCGATTCCATCACTTACTTCAAGTGAAGCACCCTCTGATTTCTCCTGAATTCCAAACCGCTTTTCAAACCTTTAAAACGTATCAATCTTATATCGAAAACACACTGACAACTCCGTATACCAATGGTCCGATTGAAGGGATTAACAATAAAATTAAAGTCATTAAACGAATCGCTTTTGGGTATCGAAGCTTTTACCATTGGGTCACCTACCATGCGGAGCATGTCTCCTCCACTAGTAGGGTAATTAAATCAAGAATTCTTATGACTCAAAATCTAACCAAACCTAAAGTAAAAATCCTAGCAGCATAG